The Schistocerca piceifrons isolate TAMUIC-IGC-003096 chromosome 5, iqSchPice1.1, whole genome shotgun sequence genome has a segment encoding these proteins:
- the LOC124799021 gene encoding proline-rich protein HaeIII subfamily 1-like, with protein MVPIEAIGVAGASHPVNVQQSSQQRSSPAASSGPRQQRSPPAASSQQRSPPAASSQQQSPPAASSSPRQRPAVVLAHSPQPAAVPANSGPHQQQSPPAAVPASSAPHQQRSPPAAVPASSGPHQQRTLPAVVPASSSSRQQRSPPAASGQQWSPPAASNLQRTQPAASSQQWS; from the coding sequence ATGGTACCAATCGAAGCGATCggtgttgcaggtgccagccaTCCCGTCAacgtgcagcagtccagccagcagcggtcctcgccagcagccagcagcggtcctcgcCAGCAACGGTctccgccagcagccagcagccagcagcggtccccgccagcagctagcagccagcagcagtccccgccagcagccagcagtagTCCTCGCCAGCGGCCAGCAGTGGTCCTCGCCCACAGCCCGCAGCCAGCAGCCGTCCCCGCCAACAGCGGTCCCCACCAGCAGCAGTCcccgccagcagcggtccccgccagcagcgcTCCCCACCAGCAGCGGTCCCCACCAGCAGCAGTCCCTGCCAGCAGCGGTCCCCACCAGCAGCGGACCCTGCCAGCAGTGGTCCCCGCCAGCAGCAGTTcccgccagcagcggtccccgccagcagccagcgGCCAGCAGTGGTCCCCACCAGCAGCCAGCAACCTCCAGCGgacgcagccagcagccagcagccagcagtggtcctag